A genomic window from Paucibacter sp. KCTC 42545 includes:
- the fnr gene encoding fumarate/nitrate reduction transcriptional regulator Fnr has translation MNVTVPIKIEPLKVACSSCNLRELCLPVGLSSGDLEQLDELVATRRQVSRGDTLFRSGDPFQSLYAVRTGFFKTCVSSEDGRDQVTGFQMAGELLGLDGISTDRHSCDAVALEDSQVCVIPFEQLEELSREFTDLQRQFHKIMSREIVRDHGVMLLLGSMRAEERLAAFLLNLTQRLQARGFSAAALVLRMTREEIGSYLGLKLETVSRTFSKFQEEGLLEVKQRHLRILDQAGLQKLVNNGAC, from the coding sequence ATGAACGTCACCGTACCTATCAAGATTGAACCGCTCAAGGTCGCCTGCTCCAGCTGCAATTTGCGCGAGCTTTGCCTACCCGTGGGCTTGTCGTCGGGTGACCTCGAGCAGCTGGACGAGCTGGTTGCCACCCGCCGCCAAGTGTCGCGCGGCGACACCTTGTTCCGTAGCGGCGATCCGTTCCAGTCGCTTTACGCGGTGCGCACCGGCTTTTTCAAAACCTGTGTCTCGTCGGAAGATGGCCGCGACCAAGTCACTGGCTTTCAAATGGCGGGCGAATTGCTGGGCCTGGACGGCATCAGCACCGACCGCCACAGCTGCGACGCCGTGGCGCTCGAAGATTCCCAGGTCTGCGTAATTCCCTTTGAGCAACTGGAAGAGCTGTCGCGCGAGTTCACCGATTTGCAGCGCCAGTTCCACAAGATCATGAGCCGGGAAATCGTGCGCGACCACGGCGTGATGCTCTTGCTGGGCAGCATGCGGGCGGAGGAACGCCTGGCAGCCTTCTTGCTAAACCTGACCCAGCGCCTGCAGGCGCGCGGCTTCTCCGCCGCTGCCTTGGTGCTGCGCATGACGCGCGAAGAAATCGGCAGCTATTTGGGCCTGAAGTTGGAGACGGTCAGCCGCACCTTCTCAAAATTCCAGGAAGAGGGCCTGCTGGAAGTGAAGCAACGCCACTTGCGCATCCTTGACCAAGCGGGCCTGCAAAAGCTGGTGAACAACGGCGCCTGCTAA
- the ccoG gene encoding cytochrome c oxidase accessory protein CcoG — MSAEVGQTATGKSSAGKETVIEIVNLYEAQKKIYPRSVTGVFARWRWGLVWFTQLLFYGLPWLQWNDRQAVLFELASRRFYIFGLVLYPQDFIYLTGLLLISAYALFLFTAVAGRLWCGYACPQTVYTEIFMWIEKQFEGDRQARMKLDASPWNFNKLWRKSGKQLTWIVVGLWTGFSFVGYFTPIKELWASAFTLGFGPWEWFWVLFYGFATYGNAGYMREQVCKYMCPYARFQSAMFDKDTLIISYDQERGEPRGSRGKKVDAKAAGLGSCIDCTLCVQVCPTGIDIRKGLQYECIGCAACVDVCDQVMDKMNYPRGLVRYDTQNGLAQHLSPAQKLRRMFRPRVIIYSVVLVTLSTALLASLLFLRSPVKLDVVRDRGVLSRLVEDGYIENLYRLQIMNATEGAQQFSVSVKGMEGIALGKPVSLVLAPAEARWVSVAVRIPPESAAQAGVGAHAISFALMGQAVDKAGVASGKIEIKEKSTFVVPR; from the coding sequence ATGAGTGCAGAGGTGGGCCAGACGGCCACGGGTAAATCTTCGGCAGGCAAGGAGACGGTCATTGAGATCGTCAACCTCTACGAAGCACAAAAGAAGATCTACCCGCGTTCGGTGACGGGCGTGTTCGCTCGTTGGCGCTGGGGTTTGGTCTGGTTCACCCAGTTGCTCTTCTACGGCCTGCCCTGGCTGCAGTGGAATGACCGGCAGGCGGTTCTGTTTGAGCTTGCCAGCCGGCGTTTCTATATCTTTGGCCTGGTGCTTTACCCGCAGGACTTTATCTACCTGACGGGTCTGCTTCTGATCTCGGCCTATGCCCTGTTCCTGTTCACTGCGGTGGCCGGGCGTTTGTGGTGCGGTTATGCCTGCCCGCAAACGGTGTACACCGAGATCTTCATGTGGATCGAGAAGCAGTTCGAGGGTGATCGCCAAGCGCGCATGAAACTCGACGCTTCGCCCTGGAACTTCAACAAGCTGTGGCGCAAGAGTGGCAAGCAACTGACCTGGATCGTGGTCGGCTTGTGGACCGGCTTCAGCTTTGTTGGCTACTTCACCCCCATCAAAGAACTGTGGGCTTCGGCCTTCACCTTGGGCTTTGGCCCATGGGAATGGTTCTGGGTGCTGTTTTACGGTTTTGCCACCTACGGCAACGCAGGCTATATGCGCGAGCAGGTCTGCAAATACATGTGTCCTTATGCGCGCTTTCAAAGCGCCATGTTCGACAAAGACACCCTGATCATCAGCTACGACCAAGAGCGTGGCGAGCCGCGCGGTTCGCGTGGCAAGAAGGTCGATGCCAAGGCCGCCGGCCTGGGTTCGTGCATCGACTGCACCTTGTGTGTACAGGTCTGCCCCACCGGCATTGATATCCGCAAGGGCCTGCAATACGAGTGCATTGGCTGCGCCGCCTGCGTGGACGTCTGCGATCAGGTGATGGACAAGATGAACTACCCGCGCGGGCTGGTTCGTTACGACACCCAGAACGGCCTGGCCCAGCATCTCAGCCCGGCGCAGAAGCTGCGCCGCATGTTCCGCCCTCGCGTCATCATTTACAGCGTGGTGCTGGTGACCTTGAGTACGGCTTTGTTGGCCAGCCTCTTGTTCTTGCGCAGCCCCGTCAAACTGGATGTGGTGCGTGACCGCGGCGTGCTGTCCCGCCTGGTGGAAGACGGCTATATCGAGAACCTCTATCGCCTGCAGATCATGAATGCGACCGAGGGCGCGCAGCAGTTCAGCGTCAGCGTCAAGGGCATGGAAGGCATCGCCTTGGGTAAGCCAGTGAGCTTGGTCTTGGCGCCGGCCGAAGCGCGTTGGGTGTCGGTGGCGGTGCGTATTCCGCCGGAGTCGGCGGCGCAGGCCGGTGTCGGCGCGCATGCCATCTCGTTTGCCTTGATGGGACAGGCGGTTGACAAAGCAGGTGTGGCCAGCGGCAAGATCGAGATCAAGGAAAAATCGACCTTTGTCGTGCCGCGCTAA
- the ccoP gene encoding cytochrome-c oxidase, cbb3-type subunit III, which produces MSDFFSNGWSLFVAIGTIAGLVFCLVLLGVAARHRVMANDNSTGHVWDEDLREMNNPLPRWWAILFVLTVIFAGIYLAMYPGLGTHKGSLGWSSAGAYDKEQAEAREAMGAVYAKFNGKPADQLAQNPEAMAIGERLFANNCAGCHGSDGKGSKGFPNLTDNDWLYGGNHDTIVQTITNGRNGIMPPMAAAVGSAADVRNVANYVLSLSGSAHNAIAAQLGKEKFGACAACHGADGKGNQALGAPNLTDKIWLHGWGEDAVIAMINNGKNNLMPAQASRLSPEQINVLGAYVWSLSNSSAVAAK; this is translated from the coding sequence ATGAGTGACTTTTTCTCGAATGGTTGGTCGCTTTTCGTTGCCATCGGCACCATTGCCGGTCTGGTTTTCTGCCTGGTCTTGTTGGGTGTTGCGGCTCGTCACCGAGTCATGGCGAACGACAACAGCACGGGTCATGTGTGGGACGAAGATCTGCGTGAAATGAACAATCCCCTGCCGCGCTGGTGGGCGATTCTGTTCGTGCTGACGGTGATCTTCGCCGGCATCTACCTGGCCATGTACCCCGGCCTGGGCACCCACAAGGGCAGCCTGGGTTGGAGCAGCGCCGGTGCCTATGACAAAGAGCAGGCCGAGGCACGCGAAGCCATGGGTGCCGTCTACGCCAAGTTCAACGGCAAGCCGGCAGATCAATTGGCGCAGAACCCGGAGGCCATGGCCATCGGTGAGCGTTTGTTTGCCAATAACTGCGCAGGCTGTCACGGCTCCGACGGCAAGGGCAGCAAGGGCTTCCCGAACCTGACCGACAACGACTGGCTCTACGGCGGTAACCACGACACCATCGTGCAAACCATCACCAACGGTCGTAACGGCATCATGCCGCCGATGGCCGCTGCTGTGGGTTCCGCTGCCGATGTGCGCAATGTGGCTAACTATGTGCTGAGCCTGTCGGGCAGCGCGCACAATGCCATTGCTGCACAGCTGGGCAAGGAGAAGTTCGGTGCCTGCGCGGCCTGTCACGGTGCAGACGGCAAGGGTAACCAGGCTCTGGGCGCGCCCAACCTGACCGACAAGATCTGGCTGCATGGCTGGGGTGAAGATGCTGTGATCGCCATGATCAACAACGGCAAAAACAACCTGATGCCGGCACAAGCCAGCCGCTTGAGCCCCGAGCAGATCAATGTGCTGGGTGCTTATGTCTGGAGTCTGTCGAACAGCTCGGCCGTTGCGGCCAAGTGA
- a CDS encoding cbb3-type cytochrome oxidase subunit 3 — protein MDINILRSIVTLVSMVVFLLIVGWAYSSRNKDRFDELAQLPLDDEVSGRSQ, from the coding sequence ATGGACATCAATATCTTGCGCAGCATCGTGACCTTGGTCTCGATGGTTGTGTTTCTCTTGATCGTCGGCTGGGCCTATTCCAGCCGCAACAAGGATCGTTTCGACGAGTTGGCCCAGCTGCCGCTCGACGATGAAGTTAGCGGGAGGTCTCAATGA
- the ccoO gene encoding cytochrome-c oxidase, cbb3-type subunit II has translation MASTEHKVSGHEKIETSNFLMIALVLATVIVGGAIEIVPLFFQRSTTEATPGLKPYTPLQLAGRDVYIREGCYNCHSQMVRPFRSETLRYGHYSMAGEFVYDHPFQWGSKRTGPDLHRVGGKYSDEWHRIHMTNPRDLVPESNMPAYPWLAKAMLDPAELAPKMRALRVVGVPYQDAEIAGAAEAVKGSSELDAVIAYLQVLGTTVK, from the coding sequence ATGGCAAGCACAGAACATAAGGTCAGTGGCCACGAGAAGATCGAGACCAGCAATTTCCTGATGATTGCGCTGGTGTTGGCAACCGTCATCGTTGGCGGTGCCATCGAGATCGTGCCCCTGTTCTTCCAACGCTCCACCACCGAAGCGACGCCGGGCCTCAAGCCCTACACGCCGCTGCAGCTGGCTGGGCGCGATGTCTACATCCGCGAGGGTTGCTACAACTGCCACTCGCAGATGGTTCGCCCCTTCCGCTCGGAGACCCTGCGTTACGGCCACTACTCGATGGCTGGTGAGTTCGTTTATGACCACCCCTTCCAGTGGGGTAGCAAGCGCACCGGTCCCGACTTGCACCGCGTTGGCGGCAAGTACAGCGATGAGTGGCATCGCATCCACATGACCAATCCGCGCGATTTGGTGCCCGAGTCGAATATGCCCGCCTACCCCTGGTTGGCCAAGGCCATGCTTGACCCGGCTGAGCTGGCACCCAAGATGCGCGCCCTGCGTGTCGTCGGTGTGCCTTACCAGGACGCCGAGATCGCTGGCGCAGCGGAAGCTGTCAAGGGTTCCAGCGAGCTGGACGCCGTGATTGCTTATCTGCAAGTGCTGGGCACCACGGTGAAGTGA
- the ccoN gene encoding cytochrome-c oxidase, cbb3-type subunit I — translation MAKSAAPGLPTGSVYEDGVVRAFALAAVLWGVVGMLVGVIIAAQLTWPELNLGIPWLSYGRLRPLHTNAVIFAFGGCSLFATAYHVVQRTGQTRLFAPGLAWFTFWGWQLVILSAAITLPLGITSGKEYAELEWPIDILITLVWVSYAVVFFGTVGTRKVKHIYVANWFFGAFIIAVALLHLVNSAAIPVSLFKSYSAYAGVQDAMVQWWYGHNAVGFFLTAGFLGMMYYYIPKQAGRPVYSYRLSIVHFWALIFTYMWAGPHHLHYTALPDWAQSVGMVFSLVLLAPSWGGMINGIMTLSGAWHKLRDDPILKFLIVSLSFYGMSTFEGPMMSIKTVNALSHYTDWTIGHVHSGALGWVGLISMGSLYHLIPRMFGRTEMYSKKAIELHFWVATLGIVLYIAAMWIAGVMQGLMWRAVNPDGSLVYTFVESVKATFPFYVVRLLGGLLYLGGMLIMAWNVVKTVQVGRAEPVRIPAVLAHA, via the coding sequence ATGGCAAAGTCTGCTGCACCGGGTCTACCAACCGGAAGCGTGTACGAGGATGGAGTGGTGCGGGCCTTTGCGCTCGCCGCCGTTCTTTGGGGAGTTGTGGGCATGTTGGTGGGGGTGATCATCGCCGCCCAGCTGACATGGCCAGAACTTAATCTGGGTATCCCATGGTTGAGCTACGGTCGCTTGCGACCCCTGCATACCAATGCGGTGATCTTCGCCTTTGGCGGCTGCTCGCTGTTTGCGACGGCTTACCACGTGGTGCAGCGCACCGGCCAGACGCGTTTGTTCGCGCCCGGCCTGGCTTGGTTCACCTTCTGGGGCTGGCAGCTGGTCATCCTGTCCGCAGCGATCACCCTGCCACTGGGCATCACCAGCGGCAAGGAATACGCTGAGCTGGAATGGCCCATCGACATCCTGATCACGCTGGTGTGGGTTTCCTACGCTGTGGTGTTCTTCGGTACCGTCGGCACCCGCAAGGTCAAGCACATCTATGTGGCCAACTGGTTCTTCGGCGCCTTCATCATCGCCGTGGCACTGCTGCACTTGGTCAATAGCGCGGCGATCCCCGTCTCGCTGTTCAAGAGCTACTCGGCCTACGCCGGCGTGCAAGACGCGATGGTGCAATGGTGGTACGGCCACAATGCCGTGGGCTTCTTCCTGACTGCCGGCTTCCTGGGCATGATGTACTACTACATCCCCAAGCAAGCGGGTCGCCCGGTCTACAGCTACCGCCTGTCCATCGTTCACTTCTGGGCGCTGATCTTCACTTATATGTGGGCGGGCCCACACCATCTGCACTACACCGCGCTGCCTGACTGGGCGCAATCGGTGGGCATGGTGTTCTCGCTGGTGCTGCTGGCACCGAGCTGGGGCGGCATGATCAACGGCATCATGACCCTGTCGGGTGCATGGCACAAACTGCGTGACGACCCGATCCTGAAGTTCCTGATCGTGTCCCTGTCTTTCTACGGCATGTCGACCTTCGAAGGTCCGATGATGTCCATCAAGACCGTCAATGCGCTGAGCCACTACACCGACTGGACCATTGGCCACGTGCACTCGGGTGCCTTGGGCTGGGTGGGTCTGATCTCGATGGGTTCGCTCTATCACCTGATCCCGCGCATGTTTGGTCGCACCGAGATGTACTCGAAGAAGGCGATTGAGCTGCACTTCTGGGTCGCTACGCTGGGCATCGTGCTCTACATCGCCGCGATGTGGATTGCCGGTGTGATGCAGGGCCTGATGTGGCGCGCGGTCAACCCTGACGGCAGCCTGGTCTACACCTTCGTGGAAAGCGTCAAGGCAACCTTCCCCTTCTACGTTGTGCGTCTGTTGGGTGGCCTGTTGTATCTGGGCGGCATGTTGATCATGGCCTGGAACGTGGTGAAGACGGTGCAAGTTGGCCGTGCTGAGCCGGTGCGCATCCCTGCCGTGCTGGCACACGCTTGA
- the ccoS gene encoding cbb3-type cytochrome oxidase assembly protein CcoS, protein MDILYLLIPISVLLVLLIVGVFGWAINNGQLDDLEREGGRIFEEVQGVDEGQSPTPGVVQESPTSR, encoded by the coding sequence ATGGATATCTTGTATTTGCTGATCCCTATCTCGGTACTGCTCGTGCTCTTGATCGTTGGTGTCTTTGGTTGGGCAATAAACAACGGTCAGCTGGACGATTTGGAGCGTGAAGGGGGGCGAATTTTTGAAGAAGTGCAGGGGGTTGATGAAGGTCAATCTCCTACGCCGGGCGTCGTCCAAGAATCGCCCACGTCTAGATAG
- a CDS encoding heavy metal translocating P-type ATPase has product MTTASTLSASMATQPSSDDPLLLSSFTRWIGPGGELQLEPSNDALAESQFQLSGLHCAACAGIIERALMTLPGVEAAAVNAASARLKLRWSPQRNSLAEVLACIERAGYGAAPDAAAPARALREKEQRQALWRLFVAAFLMMQVMMMAAPAYFAEPGDLSPDLARLLQWASWVMSLPVLLFSAGPFFTGAWQQLRQRRLGMDVPVALGMAVTFVASSGALFDPQGHFGAEVYFDSLTMFVTFLLAGRFLELRARHRAADTLEKASVALPEMVERLEPDGRSSQVAPARLRVGDRVRVFAGQAFPADGVVESGSSAANEALLSGESEPVLKAAGDEVVAASMNLQAPLVMRVLRVGVDTRHEAIVRLMRDAATQRPASTLLADRFAGFFLWAVLLLAASGAAVWSFIDPSRAVWVAVSVLIVTCPCALSLATPSSWLAATSALARRGLLLVRLDVLDTLCRVDTVVLDKTGTLTEDRMELLQHWVPGELGGSAVSGQATADELLAMARSLAAHSQHPFSRALAPAAGEATELPGVNAAWTEVQEFAGLGLQARDAQGQVLRLGRPDWVAQDGLLEPSLGAQLSFGAPGRLLHLRFGEVLRSDARMALQRLHALGLRTLLLSGDASDRVERLAQEAGVQSSQGNANPDAKLATVAALQAQGHCVLMVGDGINDAPVLARADASFVMGQGAMLARASADALLLSGRLTDLADACEMAQRTRRVIRQNLAWSALYNLACIPMALVGWLPPWAAGLGMAASSVFVVLNAQRLALPSKAGA; this is encoded by the coding sequence ATGACCACAGCCTCCACACTCTCTGCTTCCATGGCCACGCAGCCGTCTTCGGACGATCCGCTGCTGCTGAGTTCGTTTACACGCTGGATCGGGCCGGGTGGGGAGTTGCAACTGGAGCCGAGCAACGATGCGCTGGCCGAATCTCAGTTCCAGCTTTCTGGCCTGCATTGCGCCGCCTGCGCGGGCATCATCGAGCGGGCCTTGATGACTTTGCCTGGCGTGGAGGCCGCGGCGGTGAACGCCGCGAGCGCACGCCTGAAACTGCGCTGGTCACCCCAGCGCAATAGCTTGGCCGAGGTGCTGGCTTGCATTGAGCGCGCCGGTTATGGCGCAGCGCCTGATGCCGCAGCGCCGGCGCGCGCCTTGCGCGAGAAAGAGCAGCGCCAGGCGCTGTGGCGGCTTTTCGTCGCGGCTTTCTTGATGATGCAGGTGATGATGATGGCCGCGCCGGCCTACTTTGCCGAGCCGGGCGACCTGAGCCCTGACCTGGCCCGCTTGCTGCAATGGGCCAGCTGGGTGATGAGCTTGCCGGTATTGCTGTTTTCGGCCGGCCCCTTCTTCACTGGCGCCTGGCAGCAATTGCGCCAACGCCGCCTGGGCATGGATGTGCCTGTGGCTTTGGGCATGGCGGTGACTTTTGTGGCCAGCAGCGGCGCTCTGTTTGATCCGCAAGGGCATTTCGGCGCCGAGGTCTATTTCGACTCGCTGACCATGTTCGTGACCTTCCTCTTGGCCGGGCGCTTTCTGGAATTGCGCGCCCGTCACCGCGCGGCCGACACGCTGGAAAAGGCCAGCGTGGCCTTGCCCGAGATGGTGGAACGCCTGGAGCCCGATGGCCGCAGCAGCCAAGTAGCACCTGCGCGATTGCGCGTGGGAGACCGGGTGCGTGTCTTCGCTGGTCAGGCCTTTCCGGCTGATGGCGTGGTGGAAAGCGGCAGCAGCGCGGCCAATGAGGCTTTGCTGAGTGGCGAGTCCGAGCCCGTGCTCAAGGCGGCCGGCGACGAGGTGGTGGCCGCCAGCATGAATTTGCAGGCGCCGCTGGTGATGCGGGTGCTGCGAGTGGGGGTGGATACCCGGCATGAGGCCATCGTGCGCCTGATGCGCGACGCGGCAACGCAGCGCCCGGCCTCGACGCTATTGGCCGATCGCTTTGCCGGTTTTTTCTTGTGGGCCGTGCTCTTGCTGGCGGCGTCTGGCGCTGCTGTTTGGAGCTTCATCGACCCCTCGCGCGCCGTCTGGGTGGCCGTGTCGGTGCTGATCGTGACCTGCCCCTGTGCTTTGTCCTTGGCCACGCCATCCTCTTGGCTGGCGGCCACCTCGGCCCTGGCGCGTCGCGGCTTGTTGCTGGTGCGCTTGGATGTGCTCGATACCTTGTGCCGGGTGGATACCGTGGTGCTGGACAAAACCGGCACCTTGACCGAAGACCGCATGGAACTGTTGCAGCACTGGGTGCCGGGTGAACTGGGCGGCAGTGCTGTCTCGGGCCAAGCTACAGCGGATGAATTGCTGGCGATGGCGCGTAGCTTGGCGGCGCACTCCCAGCATCCCTTTTCGCGCGCCTTGGCGCCGGCCGCAGGAGAGGCGACTGAGCTGCCTGGCGTAAATGCTGCCTGGACCGAGGTGCAGGAGTTTGCTGGCCTGGGTTTGCAGGCCCGTGATGCGCAGGGTCAGGTCTTGCGCCTCGGGCGGCCAGACTGGGTGGCTCAAGACGGCTTGCTTGAGCCATCGCTCGGCGCCCAGCTCAGTTTTGGCGCTCCTGGGCGCTTGCTTCATCTACGCTTTGGCGAGGTCTTGCGTAGCGATGCGCGCATGGCCTTGCAGCGCTTGCATGCCTTGGGCTTGCGTACCTTGCTGCTGTCGGGGGATGCCAGCGACCGGGTGGAGCGCCTGGCGCAGGAGGCGGGCGTGCAGTCCAGCCAAGGCAATGCCAATCCGGATGCCAAGCTCGCCACCGTGGCGGCCCTGCAGGCCCAGGGGCATTGCGTGTTGATGGTGGGTGACGGCATCAACGATGCGCCGGTCTTGGCGCGGGCCGACGCCAGCTTTGTGATGGGGCAGGGCGCCATGCTGGCGCGGGCATCGGCCGATGCCTTGCTGCTGTCGGGCCGGCTGACTGATTTGGCGGATGCCTGCGAGATGGCGCAGCGCACCCGCCGCGTGATCCGCCAGAACCTCGCCTGGTCGGCGCTCTACAACCTGGCCTGCATCCCTATGGCCTTGGTGGGCTGGTTGCCGCCCTGGGCCGCGGGCTTAGGCATGGCGGCCAGTTCCGTTTTCGTGGTGTTGAATGCGCAAAGGTTAGCCCTGCCGTCTAAGGCGGGGGCTTGA
- a CDS encoding DUF192 domain-containing protein — MPNKFLLALLLSACSLLGTTASAQDRAQRLPTTQLSAGMHLINAEVARSFEERQIGLMNRPSMPVGDGMLFVFEEAGQQCFWMKNTLIPLSIAFVADDGTVVNVADMQAMSEVSHCSAKPVRYALEMNLGWFAKRGIKAGFKLRGGPWKS; from the coding sequence ATGCCAAACAAGTTTTTACTCGCCCTGCTGCTGAGCGCCTGTAGCCTCTTGGGCACAACAGCATCGGCCCAGGACCGGGCCCAACGCCTGCCCACCACCCAACTCAGCGCTGGCATGCACCTGATCAATGCCGAGGTGGCCCGCAGCTTCGAAGAGCGCCAAATTGGTCTGATGAACCGCCCCAGCATGCCCGTGGGCGACGGCATGTTGTTCGTCTTTGAGGAAGCCGGCCAGCAGTGCTTCTGGATGAAGAACACCTTGATACCGCTGTCCATCGCCTTCGTGGCCGATGACGGCACGGTGGTCAATGTGGCCGATATGCAAGCCATGTCCGAGGTCTCGCATTGCTCCGCAAAGCCGGTGCGTTATGCGCTGGAAATGAACCTGGGCTGGTTCGCCAAGCGCGGCATCAAGGCCGGCTTCAAATTGCGCGGTGGGCCCTGGAAGTCTTGA
- a CDS encoding Mpo1-like protein encodes MNISELLRWQWEGYSRYHQSRANLQLHIVMVPLFLLGNTVLIFALAQGFWLVAMLAIAAMVVSIATQGRGHATERVPPEPFTSKSNAVSRILLEQWVTFPRFVLTGGWLNALRRTAAP; translated from the coding sequence ATGAACATTTCAGAGCTACTTCGTTGGCAGTGGGAGGGCTATTCCCGCTACCACCAGTCGCGAGCCAACTTACAGTTGCATATTGTGATGGTGCCACTCTTCCTGCTCGGCAATACAGTGCTGATCTTCGCCCTTGCTCAAGGGTTCTGGCTCGTGGCGATGCTTGCAATTGCAGCAATGGTGGTTTCGATTGCCACGCAAGGGCGTGGGCATGCGACGGAGCGGGTTCCTCCTGAACCTTTCACAAGCAAGTCCAATGCGGTGTCGCGCATCTTGCTCGAACAGTGGGTCACGTTTCCACGCTTTGTTCTCACTGGCGGCTGGCTAAATGCACTGCGTCGCACAGCAGCACCCTAG
- a CDS encoding superoxide dismutase: MEHLLPALPYAKDALAPHYSAETLEFHHGKHHNAYVVNLNNLQKGTEFEALSLEEIVKKASGPIYNNAAQIWNHTFFWNCMKPNGGGAPTGALADAINAKFGSFEAFKEAFTKSAVGNFGSGWTWLVKKADGTVDIVNTGAAGTPLTTADKALLTIDVWEHAYYIDYRNLRPKFVETFLNSLANWEFAQANFA, encoded by the coding sequence ATGGAACATCTTTTGCCCGCCTTGCCCTATGCCAAGGACGCCCTGGCCCCGCACTACAGCGCCGAGACGCTGGAGTTCCACCACGGCAAGCACCACAACGCCTATGTGGTCAACCTGAACAATCTGCAAAAGGGCACCGAGTTCGAAGCGCTGTCGCTGGAAGAGATCGTCAAGAAGGCCTCCGGCCCGATCTATAACAACGCCGCCCAGATCTGGAACCACACCTTTTTCTGGAACTGCATGAAGCCCAATGGCGGCGGCGCTCCGACCGGCGCGCTGGCTGATGCCATCAACGCCAAGTTCGGCAGCTTCGAAGCCTTCAAGGAAGCCTTCACCAAGAGCGCGGTTGGCAACTTTGGTTCCGGCTGGACCTGGCTGGTCAAGAAGGCTGACGGCACGGTTGACATCGTCAACACCGGTGCTGCCGGCACGCCGCTGACCACGGCCGACAAGGCCTTGCTGACCATCGACGTGTGGGAGCATGCCTACTACATCGACTACCGCAATCTGCGCCCCAAGTTCGTGGAAACCTTCCTGAACAGCCTGGCTAACTGGGAATTCGCACAGGCCAATTTCGCCTGA
- the xseA gene encoding exodeoxyribonuclease VII large subunit: MNERAQGAAPRLVWGVASLLAAVSDSLATRFAVCVVAGEISGFTRAASGHCYFSLKDSDGQTATLRCAMFRRAAGLLDFSPSDGALVEMRGRVTLYEPRGELQFVVEGMRRAGAGALYEQFLRLKAKLEAQGLFDAQYKRALPVFPRCLGVITSTAGAALHDVLTALARRAPHVRVVIYPSLVQGEQAPAALVQALTTANVRAAEDGLDALLLVRGGGSLEDLWAFNDERVVRAVAASGLPVICGVGHETDVTLADLAADLRAPTPTAAAELAAPSRQASLDALNVVETALRRRLEQRLDALGQRLDRVALRLARPSELLSRQRRQLDLLRQRWGQVLPRTQALQQQRLENLAQRRLRAAPAVLHEQAMRLQGLEARLAALDPKQVLARGYAWLDDGQGRALSSVAQLSAGQQVHAVLADGEAQMQVVSTRAGA, translated from the coding sequence ATGAATGAGCGTGCTCAAGGGGCCGCGCCGCGCCTCGTGTGGGGGGTGGCGTCTTTGCTGGCGGCGGTGTCCGACAGCCTGGCCACCCGCTTTGCGGTTTGCGTGGTGGCAGGCGAGATCTCGGGCTTCACCCGCGCAGCCAGCGGTCACTGCTATTTCAGCCTGAAAGATTCCGACGGCCAGACGGCCACGCTGCGCTGCGCCATGTTCCGCCGCGCAGCCGGCTTGCTGGACTTCAGCCCCAGCGACGGCGCCCTGGTGGAGATGCGTGGCCGGGTCACGCTGTACGAGCCCCGGGGTGAGTTGCAGTTCGTGGTGGAGGGCATGCGCCGCGCCGGCGCCGGCGCCTTGTACGAGCAGTTCTTGCGCCTCAAAGCCAAGCTAGAGGCGCAGGGCTTGTTTGATGCCCAGTACAAACGGGCCTTGCCGGTGTTTCCGCGCTGCCTGGGCGTCATCACCTCCACGGCGGGGGCGGCCCTGCACGATGTGCTGACGGCCTTGGCGCGCCGCGCGCCGCATGTGCGGGTGGTGATCTACCCCAGCCTCGTGCAGGGCGAGCAAGCGCCGGCCGCACTGGTGCAGGCCTTGACGACGGCCAATGTCCGCGCTGCGGAGGACGGGCTCGACGCCTTGTTGCTGGTGCGCGGTGGCGGTTCGCTGGAAGACTTGTGGGCCTTCAATGATGAGCGGGTGGTGCGGGCCGTGGCGGCCTCTGGCTTGCCGGTGATCTGCGGCGTGGGCCATGAAACCGATGTGACCCTGGCCGATCTGGCCGCTGATTTGCGAGCCCCCACGCCCACCGCTGCGGCCGAACTGGCCGCGCCCTCGCGCCAGGCCAGCCTGGATGCCCTGAACGTAGTGGAAACAGCCCTGCGCCGGCGCCTGGAGCAAAGGCTGGACGCCCTGGGCCAGCGGCTGGATCGGGTGGCGCTCCGTCTGGCGCGGCCCAGTGAGTTGCTGAGCCGGCAGCGCCGCCAGCTCGACCTGCTGCGCCAGCGCTGGGGTCAGGTCTTGCCGCGCACCCAAGCCCTGCAGCAGCAGCGCTTAGAGAATCTGGCCCAGCGCCGCCTGCGCGCCGCGCCGGCAGTCCTGCATGAACAAGCCATGCGTCTGCAGGGCCTGGAGGCCCGTCTGGCCGCCCTGGACCCCAAGCAAGTGCTGGCGCGTGGCTACGCCTGGCTGGACGATGGCCAGGGCCGCGCGCTCAGTTCGGTGGCCCAACTCAGTGCCGGCCAGCAAGTGCATGCGGTGCTGGCCGATGGTGAGGCGCAGATGCAAGTTGTCAGTACTCGCGCAGGGGCTTAG